In Gemmatimonas sp., a single genomic region encodes these proteins:
- a CDS encoding protein kinase, which translates to MSDVQSRLTTALSDRYRVERELGAGGMATVYLAHDLRHERDVAIKVLHPDLGAALGAERFLSEIRTTARLQHPHILPLLDSGAADGLLYYVMPYVRGETLRARLEREKQLPIADAVRIAREVAAALDHAHKQGVIHRDIKPENILLQDGAAVVADFGIALAVQQAGGQRMTQTGLSLGTPQYMSPEQAMGERTIDARSDIYALGAVTYEMLTGEPPFTGASVQAIVAKVLSERPVPLRTLRDTLSVGTDATVLQALAKLPADRFSSASAYAAQLTVTDSRESSPGVEAPRRMQRNRVLPIAMLLSMATGLAIGWTLYARGPSSAAASPASMVTSLVPLAGETWSDASNSIAIGPDARVAAIVGRTANWNGLIIRALDSIGSRYLPNTAGARSPFWSPDGAHVGFFADRKLKTVDLKSGAVTTLCPSPISGNRGTWGANDVILYVPEFDGRVFRTTGRGQSCSALGLQMRGDSALGAEVRFLGDGEHFILTNSNFVQLGRVGDSTLTLLLTTSLRRTVPATDDYLLFSQPGADVSTVFAQRVDVNTRKMVGDPVPVLRDVLNNAGRSPISIANDGTMLVQVKPRLLGYETSKLRFARFSGDGRIRDTLPATGTFGLFRVSDNGAITQGGFRVTRWDPPVRGWTELVPPSVEPRTSLNPVWGPGDTLFAVGRAGFPTDSVVIVDVRTGRLRSVAGLPDRSRRLETTDWTRDGRYILVEASGGNGNPPSDAMVVDVTSGTIRKLFEDDADVFGMRVSPNGRYVAYAATKEGETDIFVRPFPGPGAPLRVTSGGGAGPVWRGNSELLFIAGRRVDAIVIADGGKPGARRTVITESSIDALKTVGDLALDVAPNGQELVVSMSGDVASPLLVVTNWQRRLPAGGRR; encoded by the coding sequence ATGAGCGACGTGCAATCCCGTCTCACCACCGCCCTGTCCGACCGCTACCGCGTGGAGCGCGAACTCGGCGCCGGCGGCATGGCCACCGTGTACCTCGCGCACGACCTGCGCCACGAGCGCGACGTGGCCATCAAGGTGCTGCATCCGGATCTCGGCGCGGCGCTCGGCGCCGAGCGGTTCCTGAGTGAAATCCGCACCACGGCGCGGTTGCAGCATCCGCACATTCTGCCGCTGCTGGATTCCGGCGCGGCCGACGGCCTGCTGTACTACGTGATGCCCTACGTGCGCGGCGAGACGCTGCGGGCGCGCCTCGAGCGCGAGAAGCAACTGCCGATTGCCGACGCGGTGCGCATCGCCCGCGAAGTCGCCGCCGCACTCGACCACGCGCACAAGCAGGGCGTGATTCACCGCGACATCAAGCCGGAGAACATCCTGCTGCAGGATGGCGCGGCGGTGGTGGCGGACTTCGGTATCGCGCTGGCCGTGCAGCAGGCCGGCGGGCAGCGCATGACGCAAACGGGACTCAGCCTGGGCACGCCGCAGTACATGTCGCCGGAGCAGGCGATGGGCGAGCGCACCATCGATGCCCGCAGCGACATCTACGCGCTGGGTGCGGTCACGTACGAGATGCTCACTGGCGAACCGCCGTTCACCGGCGCCAGCGTGCAGGCGATTGTCGCGAAGGTCCTGAGTGAGCGCCCCGTGCCGCTGCGCACGCTGCGAGACACCCTCTCGGTCGGCACCGACGCAACGGTCTTGCAGGCGTTAGCCAAACTGCCGGCTGATCGGTTCAGCAGTGCGTCGGCGTATGCGGCGCAACTCACGGTCACCGATAGTCGGGAGTCGTCGCCGGGCGTGGAGGCGCCACGGCGAATGCAGCGGAATCGGGTGCTGCCGATTGCCATGTTGCTCTCGATGGCTACCGGACTGGCGATCGGTTGGACGCTGTACGCGCGCGGGCCGAGCAGCGCTGCAGCATCACCAGCCTCGATGGTGACGTCGTTGGTGCCTTTGGCCGGTGAAACGTGGTCCGATGCCAGCAACAGCATTGCTATCGGCCCCGATGCACGCGTCGCCGCGATTGTCGGCCGCACGGCGAACTGGAACGGCCTGATCATCCGCGCGCTCGACTCGATCGGCAGTCGTTATCTGCCGAACACCGCCGGGGCACGATCGCCGTTCTGGTCACCCGATGGCGCGCATGTCGGCTTCTTTGCCGACCGCAAGCTCAAGACGGTCGATCTCAAGTCGGGGGCCGTGACGACTCTCTGCCCGTCGCCCATCTCCGGAAACCGGGGCACATGGGGGGCAAACGACGTCATTCTCTACGTGCCGGAGTTTGACGGGCGCGTCTTCCGCACGACCGGACGCGGCCAGAGCTGTTCGGCGCTTGGACTCCAGATGCGTGGGGATTCGGCATTGGGGGCCGAGGTCCGGTTTCTCGGAGATGGTGAACACTTCATCCTGACGAATTCGAATTTCGTGCAACTCGGGCGCGTTGGTGATTCGACGCTCACCCTTCTGCTCACCACGAGTCTCCGTCGCACCGTTCCCGCCACCGATGACTACCTGTTGTTCAGTCAACCGGGCGCAGACGTCAGCACCGTGTTCGCGCAGCGGGTCGACGTCAACACCCGGAAGATGGTTGGCGATCCGGTGCCGGTCCTTCGAGATGTGCTCAACAACGCTGGCAGGTCGCCGATCTCGATAGCCAACGATGGCACAATGCTCGTGCAGGTCAAGCCGCGCCTGCTTGGATACGAAACGTCCAAACTCCGATTCGCACGCTTTTCGGGCGATGGTCGAATCCGTGATACGTTGCCGGCAACCGGGACCTTCGGACTCTTTCGCGTGAGCGACAACGGCGCAATCACCCAAGGCGGATTTCGTGTGACGCGATGGGATCCGCCTGTACGGGGGTGGACCGAACTGGTGCCGCCCAGCGTCGAGCCGCGGACGTCGCTGAACCCGGTGTGGGGACCGGGCGACACGCTCTTCGCCGTTGGCCGAGCCGGATTTCCCACTGACTCGGTGGTCATCGTGGATGTGCGCACCGGACGACTGCGATCGGTGGCTGGTCTCCCCGATCGCTCGCGTCGGCTCGAAACCACGGACTGGACGCGGGACGGGCGTTACATTCTCGTGGAAGCGTCGGGTGGCAACGGCAATCCGCCGAGCGATGCGATGGTGGTGGATGTGACCAGCGGAACGATCAGGAAACTGTTCGAGGACGACGCCGACGTGTTCGGTATGCGGGTCTCACCGAACGGGCGATACGTCGCCTACGCGGCAACCAAGGAAGGGGAGACCGATATCTTCGTACGACCGTTTCCCGGCCCTGGCGCACCGCTCCGCGTTACGAGTGGCGGTGGCGCGGGACCGGTGTGGCGCGGCAACAGCGAACTGCTGTTCATCGCGGGCCGTCGCGTCGATGCCATCGTGATCGCTGATGGTGGGAAGCCAGGTGCTCGACGGACCGTCATCACCGAGTCTTCGATTGATGCCCTCAAGACGGTGGGCGACCTCGCACTGGATGTGGCTCCCAACGGGCAGGAACTCGTCGTCAGCATGAGCGGCGACGTGGCGTCGCCATTACTCGTGGTCACGAATTGGCAGCGCCGATTGCCGGCTGGCGGTCGGCGGTGA
- the hslU gene encoding ATP-dependent protease ATPase subunit HslU, translating to MPSPRTQQAIARLADLTPRQIVAELDRYIVGQADAKKSVAIALRNRWRRQRAPEPLRDEISPNNIILIGPTGVGKTEIARRLAKLSGAPFVKVEASKFTEVGYVGRDVESMIRDLIENAIDMVRSERETEVEDLAHEKVDARILDLLLPVPPTLAAEASPDARSEHEQALERHKRTREKLKALLLDGQLDGREVEIEVTQSGPGLPGAVMPGAPEGMESMAEWFRDMMPKKKKRRTVKVSEARRLLLDEELEKLIELDDITSDALERAEAMGIVFLDEIDKIAGERGHTGGPDVSREGVQRDLLPIVEGSTVSTKYGSVKTDHILFVAAGAFHVSKPSDLIPELQGRFPIRVELKALTEADFVRIMTEPEHALTKQYAALVEAEGATLEFTADGIAELARVATRLNERMENIGARRLHTVMTTLLEEVLYELPDRGQAPVTVTAEMVRERLRTLAEDEDLRKYIL from the coding sequence ATGCCGAGCCCGCGTACGCAACAGGCCATTGCCCGTCTCGCCGATCTCACGCCGCGTCAGATCGTGGCCGAACTCGATCGGTATATCGTGGGGCAGGCCGACGCGAAGAAGTCGGTTGCCATCGCGCTCCGCAACCGGTGGCGGCGCCAGCGGGCGCCCGAGCCACTGCGTGACGAGATCTCGCCCAACAACATCATCCTCATCGGTCCCACCGGTGTGGGCAAGACGGAGATCGCGCGTCGGCTCGCCAAGCTGTCGGGCGCGCCGTTCGTGAAGGTCGAGGCCTCGAAGTTCACCGAGGTGGGCTACGTGGGGCGCGACGTGGAGAGCATGATTCGTGACCTGATCGAAAACGCCATCGACATGGTGCGCAGCGAGCGCGAGACCGAGGTGGAGGATCTCGCCCACGAGAAGGTCGATGCCCGCATCCTCGACCTGCTGCTGCCCGTGCCGCCGACGCTCGCGGCCGAGGCGTCGCCCGACGCGCGCAGCGAGCACGAGCAGGCGCTCGAACGGCACAAGCGCACGCGCGAGAAGCTCAAGGCGCTGCTGCTCGACGGCCAGCTGGATGGCCGTGAGGTGGAGATCGAGGTCACGCAGTCCGGGCCGGGGCTTCCCGGGGCCGTCATGCCCGGAGCCCCCGAGGGCATGGAAAGCATGGCGGAGTGGTTCCGCGACATGATGCCCAAGAAGAAGAAGCGGCGAACGGTGAAGGTGAGTGAGGCGCGCCGGCTGCTGCTCGACGAGGAGCTCGAGAAGCTCATCGAACTCGACGACATCACCAGCGATGCGCTCGAACGGGCCGAAGCCATGGGCATTGTGTTCCTCGACGAGATCGACAAGATCGCCGGCGAGCGCGGGCACACCGGCGGCCCCGACGTGTCGCGCGAAGGGGTCCAGCGCGACCTGCTGCCCATCGTGGAAGGGTCGACCGTGTCCACGAAGTACGGCTCGGTGAAGACCGACCACATCCTGTTCGTGGCGGCCGGCGCGTTTCACGTGAGCAAACCGAGTGACCTCATCCCGGAGCTGCAGGGGCGCTTCCCCATACGCGTGGAACTGAAGGCGCTCACCGAGGCCGACTTCGTACGCATCATGACGGAGCCGGAGCACGCGCTCACCAAGCAGTACGCGGCGCTGGTCGAGGCGGAGGGGGCCACGCTCGAGTTCACGGCCGACGGCATCGCCGAGCTTGCCCGCGTGGCGACGCGGCTGAACGAGCGCATGGAGAACATCGGGGCGCGGCGGCTGCACACGGTGATGACCACGTTGCTCGAGGAGGTGCTCTACGAGCTCCCCGACCGGGGGCAGGCCCCCGTGACGGTGACCGCCGAGATGGTCCGCGAGCGGCTGCGCACGCTGGCGGAAGACGAGGATCTGCGGAAGTACATCCTATAA
- a CDS encoding protein kinase, producing MTQMLARLTAALDGRYRVERELGAGGMATVYLAHDLKHERDVAIKVLHPDLGAALGAERFLAEIKTTAKLQHPHILPLLDSGAADGLLYYVMPLVTGETLRARLVRETQLPLEDALQLAREVADALACAHAQGVIHRDIKPENILLQGGAGSQHALVADFGIALAVQSAGGARMTQTGLSLGTPQYMSPEQAMGERAIDARSDVYALGAVLYEMLTGEPPFSGATVQSIVAKVLTERPVAPSTLRDTVPPAVDQAVLRALAKLPADRFPSATAVAEALRAAGGTLTGVVASGAATARPPAAVRGPSRWPLAAGVAVALAGVGGGTWMGSAGASATEAADSGAPAIPLLVELPGDNPDLLRFAISDDGETLAFATDSGLVVRDPGTRRYRLLAGTVSAESPTFSPDGQWIGFSADGRLRKVSVRGGAPIAVQAADTLDVSRVRFGPQGQLAFEARGALWVAPADGGAPRRLANTVGGIGPRFTPDGQGLLYANSSRGVRLMYCDLASGDTSAVLADAGEGQLTPDGVILYGHPQGGLFAVPFDQRTRAVTGSPVPLFPDMAVNGLTSPFVLAAQGLVAYRVGIEPLVRVVVLEPGGRADTLPIPLQPMSYVRFTPDGSGLAVTTGSVRGGERATGIFDFASRTFVRLASQGGPHAPVFSPDGRWLAFTATDSSTDAEDLFVQPVNGAEPPRRLARRRGDQHAQSWVNDSTLVFSDGSPAGMVRGQAAIRTLNPRPGAPPIAEAAAPPYTGIDPAVSPDGQWIAFASDESGGSEVYLRPFPAPRAGAQWRLSTAGGLRPRWSGDGRWVYFRGRGSSTLWRVALQLGSTVTVGAPQAVAVPARITNTWDLDQRTGRLAVTVLDGPDGSQIVAVPNWRKALRSATRAGSGTR from the coding sequence ATGACCCAGATGCTGGCCCGACTGACCGCGGCGCTCGACGGTCGCTACCGCGTCGAGCGCGAACTCGGCGCCGGCGGAATGGCTACCGTGTATCTCGCGCACGACCTCAAGCACGAGCGCGACGTGGCCATCAAGGTGCTGCACCCCGACCTCGGGGCGGCGCTGGGCGCGGAGCGGTTCCTGGCCGAGATCAAGACCACGGCCAAGCTGCAACACCCGCACATCCTGCCGCTGCTTGATTCGGGGGCCGCGGACGGACTGCTTTACTATGTAATGCCGCTGGTCACCGGCGAGACGCTGCGGGCGCGGCTCGTGCGCGAGACGCAGCTCCCGCTGGAGGACGCGCTCCAGCTGGCCCGCGAGGTGGCCGATGCCCTCGCCTGCGCGCACGCACAGGGGGTCATCCACCGCGACATCAAGCCGGAGAACATCCTGCTGCAGGGCGGGGCGGGGAGCCAGCATGCCCTGGTGGCCGACTTCGGCATCGCCCTCGCCGTGCAGAGCGCCGGCGGCGCCCGCATGACGCAGACTGGCCTGTCGCTCGGGACGCCGCAGTACATGAGCCCGGAACAAGCCATGGGCGAGCGGGCCATCGACGCCCGCAGCGACGTCTATGCGCTGGGCGCGGTGCTGTACGAGATGCTCACCGGCGAGCCCCCCTTCTCGGGTGCCACGGTGCAATCGATCGTGGCCAAGGTGCTCACCGAGCGGCCGGTGGCGCCCTCCACGCTGCGAGACACGGTGCCCCCCGCGGTGGATCAGGCGGTGTTGCGGGCGCTGGCCAAGCTGCCCGCCGACCGCTTCCCGTCGGCCACAGCCGTCGCTGAGGCTCTGCGCGCGGCGGGCGGCACATTGACCGGTGTGGTGGCCAGCGGCGCGGCCACGGCGCGGCCTCCGGCGGCAGTGCGGGGTCCGTCGCGCTGGCCGCTGGCGGCCGGGGTGGCGGTGGCGCTGGCGGGGGTGGGCGGCGGTACGTGGATGGGGAGCGCTGGCGCTTCGGCCACCGAGGCAGCCGACAGCGGGGCACCAGCCATACCACTGCTGGTCGAACTGCCCGGAGATAACCCCGACCTGTTGCGGTTCGCGATTTCCGACGACGGCGAGACGCTGGCCTTTGCCACCGACAGCGGCCTCGTGGTCCGTGATCCCGGCACCCGACGGTACCGCCTGCTCGCCGGCACGGTGAGCGCGGAGTCTCCCACCTTCTCCCCCGACGGCCAATGGATCGGGTTCTCGGCCGACGGTCGCCTGCGCAAGGTATCTGTCCGCGGCGGGGCACCCATTGCCGTGCAGGCGGCCGACACCCTCGACGTCAGCCGCGTGCGTTTCGGCCCCCAGGGACAGCTGGCCTTCGAAGCGCGCGGCGCACTGTGGGTGGCCCCGGCTGACGGCGGCGCACCGCGCCGCCTCGCCAACACCGTCGGCGGCATCGGTCCGCGCTTCACCCCCGACGGGCAGGGGCTGCTCTACGCCAATTCCAGTCGCGGCGTGCGCCTCATGTACTGCGACCTCGCGTCGGGGGACACCAGTGCGGTACTCGCCGACGCGGGGGAGGGCCAACTCACCCCCGATGGTGTCATCCTGTACGGCCACCCGCAGGGCGGGCTGTTCGCGGTGCCCTTCGACCAGCGCACTCGCGCGGTCACCGGGAGCCCGGTGCCCCTGTTCCCGGACATGGCCGTGAACGGGCTCACGAGCCCATTCGTCCTCGCCGCGCAGGGGCTGGTGGCCTATCGCGTGGGCATCGAACCGCTGGTGCGGGTCGTGGTGCTCGAACCCGGGGGCCGCGCGGACACGCTTCCCATCCCGCTCCAGCCCATGAGCTACGTGCGCTTCACCCCCGACGGCAGCGGGTTGGCGGTGACCACCGGCTCCGTACGGGGCGGCGAGCGCGCCACCGGGATCTTCGATTTCGCGTCGCGCACCTTTGTCCGCCTCGCGTCGCAGGGGGGGCCACACGCGCCGGTGTTCTCCCCCGACGGCCGGTGGCTGGCCTTTACGGCCACCGATTCCAGCACAGACGCCGAAGACCTCTTCGTGCAGCCCGTCAATGGTGCGGAGCCGCCGCGTCGCCTGGCCCGCCGTCGCGGTGATCAGCATGCGCAATCGTGGGTGAACGATTCCACGCTGGTGTTCAGCGACGGCAGCCCCGCGGGAATGGTGCGCGGGCAGGCAGCGATCCGGACGCTGAATCCGCGCCCTGGAGCGCCGCCAATTGCCGAGGCAGCGGCGCCGCCGTACACCGGCATCGATCCGGCCGTCTCCCCTGATGGCCAGTGGATCGCCTTCGCGTCCGACGAGTCCGGGGGGAGCGAGGTGTACCTGCGCCCCTTCCCGGCGCCGCGCGCCGGTGCGCAGTGGCGTCTCTCCACGGCGGGGGGGCTGCGCCCGCGCTGGTCGGGCGACGGACGCTGGGTCTACTTTCGCGGTCGCGGTAGCAGCACGCTCTGGCGCGTGGCGCTCCAGTTGGGTTCCACCGTTACCGTGGGGGCGCCGCAGGCGGTCGCGGTGCCGGCGCGCATCACCAACACCTGGGACCTGGACCAGCGCACCGGGCGCCTTGCCGTCACCGTGCTCGACGGCCCCGACGGCAGTCAGATCGTGGCGGTTCCCAACTGGCGCAAGGCGCTGCGCAGTGCCACCCGTGCGGGGAGCGGCACGCGGTGA
- the hslV gene encoding ATP-dependent protease subunit HslV codes for MSLPRVRATTILAVRRDGRVAIGGDGQVSIGDTVAKNSAVKVRVLKGGRVVAGFAGSVADALTLFEKFEEKLDRHPGNLPRAAVELAKEWRSDRVLRRLEALLVVADTEHGFMLSGNGELIEPDDGVLAIGSGGTYAQAAARALLRETALSPREIVTKALTIAGEICIYTNTNITVLEPSV; via the coding sequence ATGTCGCTTCCCCGTGTCCGTGCCACCACCATCCTTGCCGTTCGCCGCGACGGTCGCGTCGCGATCGGCGGAGACGGTCAGGTCTCCATCGGCGACACCGTCGCCAAGAACTCCGCGGTGAAGGTCCGCGTGCTGAAGGGCGGCCGGGTGGTCGCCGGGTTTGCGGGCTCGGTGGCCGACGCCCTTACGCTCTTCGAGAAGTTCGAGGAGAAGCTCGATCGTCATCCCGGCAATCTGCCGCGGGCCGCGGTGGAATTGGCCAAGGAGTGGCGCAGCGACCGCGTCCTGCGCCGCCTCGAGGCCCTGCTCGTCGTGGCCGACACCGAGCACGGCTTCATGCTGAGCGGCAACGGCGAACTCATCGAACCCGACGACGGAGTGCTCGCCATCGGCTCCGGCGGCACGTACGCCCAGGCCGCGGCACGGGCGCTGCTGCGCGAGACCGCGCTCTCGCCGCGCGAGATCGTCACCAAGGCGCTCACGATCGCCGGCGAGATCTGCATCTACACCAATACGAACATCACGGTGCTGGAGCCGAGCGTCTGA
- a CDS encoding Uma2 family endonuclease, translated as MPALPAHRWTADDVRALPDEPGKRFECVDGELLVSPSPRLPHQSAVGYLYEELAAHAREHGIGAVFMAPGDIELDRFTLVQPDVFVLPLVDGRRPRTAEEIGQPLLFIEVLSPSTARHDRVVKRGRYQRAAIEYWIVDLEARLLERWLPDTDRPYIHMESVTWSVSDAPPLALALPPLFVDALGDP; from the coding sequence ATGCCCGCGCTGCCCGCTCATCGCTGGACGGCCGACGACGTCCGCGCGCTTCCCGACGAACCCGGGAAGCGTTTCGAATGCGTGGATGGCGAGCTGCTGGTGAGCCCCAGTCCGCGCCTGCCCCACCAGTCGGCGGTGGGGTACCTCTACGAGGAGCTCGCCGCGCACGCCCGTGAACATGGGATCGGCGCGGTCTTCATGGCGCCGGGCGACATCGAACTCGATCGCTTTACCCTCGTGCAGCCCGACGTGTTCGTGCTGCCCCTGGTCGACGGGCGCCGGCCGCGCACCGCGGAGGAGATCGGCCAGCCACTGCTGTTCATCGAGGTCCTCTCGCCCAGTACGGCGCGCCACGACCGCGTGGTGAAACGGGGACGCTACCAGCGCGCGGCCATCGAGTACTGGATCGTGGACCTCGAGGCGCGCCTGCTGGAACGGTGGCTACCGGACACGGACCGTCCATACATTCACATGGAGTCGGTCACGTGGTCGGTGAGCGACGCCCCTCCGCTGGCACTGGCCCTACCGCCGCTCTTCGTCGACGCGCTCGGCGATCCCTGA
- a CDS encoding serine/threonine-protein kinase, whose protein sequence is MSDIQSRLTTALSDRYRVERELGAGGMATVYLAHDLRHERDVAIKVLHPDLGAALGAERFLSEIKTTAKLQHPHILPLLDSGAADGLLYYVMPYVRGETLRARLERETQLPIGDALRIAMEVADALQAAHALGVVHRDIKPENILLQDGHALVADFGIALAVQSAGGQRMTQTGLSLGTPQYMSPEQAMGERTIDARTDIYALGAVIYEMLTGDPPFTGASVQAIVARVLTERPGSIRAVRDTVAEGVETAVMTALAKLPADRHASASAFAAALRAPAVSSTTGGAATAAAPAGRPRWGGRVAVTVALMVAAASGYAAGRPGAGATRVASAPVLRFPVSIDSPYRATSIGATLLSDGSGIAFFGDGPPGHGVYVRRFADTTFRYLQLPDASVGTVPTPDGRALLNYVFTSSGLSRVMILPLNGDPARPWTDSLRYGLAVDEEGWVWGTHHDADGLFRVAPDGARTERLTRPDTAAGQANHRFPILLPNGKGALFSLSWRDGRPIEIGLYDAGSHTVRSLGPGVPNALVDGRYLVYANDALTLFAQRFDVDRMALVGPAVPVVERATTPSGVFGVVAARSGDALYFLRPPGSWSIVRLSDSTATPWISGRGDAPRNFRLAPNGQSVALETSAGIEFRTGDGSVRRLPLQGSVTLAGYLPDGSGVTFTRDRSQGGGSAGVPVEVAPADGSLTPRRLDNGRAALPTVTAGTLVGIGSRGVVLAQKRELQFYPRDGAPPVRIAESGGSPVISPDGRFVAWTRRSSDPTANTVVMVSALPPATGSWEVGAGSTPRWSADARTLYFTEPRISYDTRPSAILKVAVGVGAAFAAGPVSVAATPPANATASWDVGRDGRIYWLTSTAQQQIIFVHNFARLVDSLVTQAGATAK, encoded by the coding sequence GTGAGTGATATCCAATCCCGTCTCACCACCGCCCTGTCCGACCGCTACCGCGTGGAGCGCGAACTCGGCGCCGGCGGCATGGCCACCGTGTACCTCGCGCACGACCTGCGCCACGAGCGCGACGTGGCCATCAAGGTGTTGCATCCCGATCTCGGCGCGGCCCTCGGCGCCGAGCGGTTCCTGAGCGAGATCAAGACCACCGCCAAGCTGCAGCATCCGCACATTCTGCCACTGCTGGACAGCGGCGCGGCGGATGGGCTGTTGTACTACGTCATGCCGTATGTGCGCGGGGAAACGCTGCGGGCGCGGCTCGAGCGTGAAACGCAACTGCCGATTGGCGACGCGCTGCGCATCGCGATGGAGGTGGCCGATGCGCTGCAGGCCGCCCACGCCCTTGGCGTGGTGCACCGCGACATCAAGCCCGAGAACATCCTGCTGCAGGACGGGCACGCGCTCGTGGCCGACTTCGGCATCGCCCTCGCCGTGCAGAGCGCCGGTGGCCAGCGCATGACGCAGACCGGCCTCTCCCTCGGAACGCCGCAGTACATGAGCCCCGAGCAGGCGATGGGGGAGCGCACCATCGATGCCCGCACCGACATCTATGCGCTCGGCGCAGTCATCTACGAGATGCTCACCGGCGACCCGCCGTTCACGGGGGCGAGCGTGCAGGCGATCGTGGCCCGCGTCCTCACCGAGCGCCCGGGGTCGATTCGCGCGGTGCGCGACACGGTGGCCGAAGGGGTCGAGACGGCCGTCATGACGGCGCTGGCCAAGTTGCCGGCCGACCGCCATGCGTCGGCGTCGGCGTTCGCGGCGGCGCTGCGTGCCCCGGCGGTCTCGTCCACAACCGGGGGGGCCGCGACGGCGGCGGCGCCGGCGGGGCGCCCCCGATGGGGTGGCCGAGTCGCGGTGACGGTGGCGCTCATGGTGGCCGCAGCGAGTGGATACGCCGCCGGCCGACCGGGCGCGGGCGCTACTCGCGTCGCCTCCGCTCCCGTCCTGCGCTTTCCGGTCAGCATCGATTCCCCGTATCGCGCGACCAGCATCGGCGCCACGCTCCTCTCCGACGGGTCGGGGATCGCCTTCTTCGGCGACGGGCCGCCGGGGCACGGGGTGTACGTGCGCCGCTTCGCCGACACGACCTTCCGGTACCTCCAGCTCCCCGACGCCTCGGTTGGCACGGTCCCGACGCCAGACGGGCGCGCCCTCCTGAACTACGTGTTCACGAGTTCGGGGCTCTCCCGCGTCATGATCCTGCCGCTCAACGGCGATCCGGCGCGCCCGTGGACCGACTCGCTCCGCTACGGACTCGCCGTGGATGAGGAGGGGTGGGTATGGGGGACGCACCACGATGCCGACGGCCTGTTCCGCGTGGCCCCCGATGGTGCGCGCACGGAGCGGCTCACGCGCCCCGACACGGCCGCCGGGCAGGCCAACCACCGGTTCCCGATCCTGCTGCCCAACGGAAAGGGGGCCCTCTTCAGCCTCTCCTGGCGCGACGGGCGCCCCATCGAGATCGGCCTGTACGATGCCGGCAGCCACACGGTGCGGAGTCTTGGCCCGGGGGTGCCCAACGCGCTCGTCGATGGCCGCTATCTGGTATACGCCAACGACGCGCTGACGCTCTTCGCGCAGCGGTTCGATGTCGACCGCATGGCGCTGGTGGGGCCGGCCGTTCCCGTGGTGGAGCGGGCCACCACGCCATCGGGGGTGTTCGGCGTGGTGGCGGCGCGCAGCGGCGACGCCCTGTATTTCCTGCGCCCCCCCGGCAGCTGGTCCATCGTACGTCTCAGCGACAGCACCGCTACGCCGTGGATCAGTGGTCGTGGCGACGCCCCCCGCAATTTCCGCCTGGCCCCCAACGGGCAGTCGGTGGCGCTGGAGACATCGGCCGGGATCGAGTTTCGGACCGGAGACGGGAGCGTGCGGCGATTGCCGCTCCAGGGATCGGTCACGCTCGCCGGCTATCTCCCGGATGGGTCGGGGGTGACCTTCACCCGTGACCGGTCGCAGGGGGGCGGCAGCGCCGGCGTACCCGTCGAGGTGGCGCCGGCCGACGGCTCACTCACCCCCCGTCGGCTCGACAATGGCAGAGCCGCGCTCCCCACGGTCACGGCGGGGACGCTCGTGGGCATCGGGAGCCGCGGCGTCGTGCTCGCGCAGAAGCGGGAACTGCAGTTCTACCCGCGCGATGGCGCCCCGCCGGTCCGCATCGCCGAGAGCGGAGGGTCACCCGTGATTTCCCCCGACGGCCGGTTCGTCGCCTGGACACGCCGCTCCAGCGATCCGACCGCCAATACGGTGGTCATGGTGTCGGCGCTGCCACCCGCCACCGGCAGCTGGGAGGTGGGCGCCGGCAGTACGCCCCGGTGGTCGGCGGATGCACGCACGCTGTACTTCACCGAGCCACGCATCTCGTACGACACCCGGCCGAGCGCCATTCTCAAGGTCGCGGTCGGCGTCGGCGCCGCCTTCGCCGCGGGCCCGGTGTCGGTGGCCGCCACGCCGCCCGCCAACGCCACGGCGTCGTGGGACGTGGGGCGCGACGGGCGCATCTACTGGCTCACCAGCACCGCGCAACAGCAGATCATCTTCGTGCACAACTTCGCCCGCCTGGTCGACAGCCTTGTCACGCAGGCCGGAGCCACGGCGAAATGA